One genomic window of Solanum dulcamara chromosome 10, daSolDulc1.2, whole genome shotgun sequence includes the following:
- the LOC129870175 gene encoding uncharacterized protein LOC129870175, translated as MLKLPLESETSMNQKQSEDQKLTEETIVNKSGDDFITCIYVAKIGHFFHAITTTWSKNLTSHTLYIIVEHLTEETHFTCKIDLKSWQFWGKKGLKSFKVGGKRADIYWDLRSAKFSSRPEPVSDYYVALVSEGEMVLLLGDQNKEAFKRTKSRPTMLDAPLVHKKETVYARKCFCTRTMLGQGKKQHDITIEYVLSGPSDPAMRISVNGTEVIRITNLHWRFRGNETFFLDNLPVEIFWDVHDWLYSGPNSGPGSFIFKQGNEGSGKLQERYSDSAGYINDESSDLQSPCTEFCHFLSAWKIE; from the coding sequence TAAAATTACCATTAGAATCTGAGACTTCTATGAATCAGAAACAATCGGAAGATCAGAAGCTAACAGAGGAAACTATTGTTAATAAATCTGGGGATGACTTTATCACTTGTATTTATGTAGCCAAAATTGGACACTTTTTCCATGCCATAACTACAACATGGTCCAAAAACTTGACTAGCCATACCCTTTACATCATAGTGGAACACCTCACAGAAGAAACACATTTCACATGTAAAATTGACCTAAAATCCTGGCAATTTTGGGGTAAGAAAGGTCTGAAATCATTCAAGGTGGGTGGAAAACGCGCGGACATCTATTGGGATTTGAGATCTGCCAAATTCTCCAGCAGACCAGAGCCTGTATCAGATTATTATGTGGCATTGGTCTCAGAAGGGGAGATGGTATTATTGTTAGGTGATCAAAATAAAGAAGCATTCAAGAGAACAAAATCAAGACCAACCATGTTGGATGCTCCATTAGTGCACAAGAAGGAAACTGTATATGCAAGAAAATGCTTTTGCACAAGAACAATGTTAGGCCAAGGGAAAAAGCAACATGATATTACTATTGAATATGTACTTTCAGGTCCATCTGATCCTGCTATGCGGATTAGTGTAAATGGGACTGAGGTAATCCGGATCACGAATTTGCATTGGAGATTTAGGGGAAATGAGACgttttttttggataatttaCCTGTCGAGATCTTCTGGGATGTGCATGATTGGTTATATAGTGGCCCTAACTCTGGTCCTGGATCTTTCATTTTCAAGCAAGGTAATGAAGGTAGCGGTAAATTACAAGAGAGATATTCAGACTCTGCGGGCTATATTAATGATGAAAGTTCTGATTTGCAATCTCCATGCACagaattttgtcattttctttctGCATGGAAGATTGAATAA